In a genomic window of Lepisosteus oculatus isolate fLepOcu1 chromosome 5, fLepOcu1.hap2, whole genome shotgun sequence:
- the frs3 gene encoding fibroblast growth factor receptor substrate 2 isoform X1 has product MGSCWSCLYRDTIPDTHPTKFKVTNVDDEGNELGSGIMELTQTELILHTRKRDAVRWPYLCLRRYGYDSNLFSFESGRRCQTGQGIFAFKCSRAEEIFNLLQELMQCNSINVVEEPVIITHNSHAPELELPRTPQTPSSEWPLPRSIRAPAYTVQGFPNGYPGYPVSADGSSHPSTRHPSLAEDHAHGFMGLEDQAHTYVNTASVEGDVRGRHCVHSLPEVRPNPYPESARGGGGGPGGHPVIHCCPLEERNPQVFLQPPSGEVKFVLGPTPAQRRLMDMEREALGKQVHMRHPHGHLTLEGVGGGGSEHEGGGGPPPLPPPHSHAAHSYHHHHLLHRHGSAAGEHEEGCQAVRLAYENINGLGGGRGGELRRGGGSGRLKLCPGSVSLSGGSSSSSSGGEGHCHSRALPHSHSLPHALPHALPAQGYSCERAGGGVGSGHRKTALLNYENLPSLPPVWEYRALQREEEQDEEDDEQDEEDYEEEEYDEYSEDPGTPNGYHQDGGGDGRDVMRNYVNTERVQPGVRRPACPPRGQHRADCHVGGGGGVFSFDFRRGGGVGRDLSQQRQLNYIQVDLDGDSECGNPQQQHQKPVPIGTSQPPRHSEFYAVIDLKKTAAMSSLQRALPRDDGTSRKTRHNSTDLPL; this is encoded by the exons ATGGGAAGCTGCTGGAGCTGTCTGTACAGAGACACAATCCCAGACACCCACCCAACCAAGTTCAAG GTGACAAATGTCGATGATGAAGGCAACGAGCTGGGCTCCGGCATCATGGAGCTCACACAGACCGAGCTCATCCTGCACACCCGCAAACGCGACGCCGTGCGGTGGCCCTACCTCTGCCTGCGCCGCTATGGCTACGATTCCAACCTCTTCTCTTTCGAGAGCGGGCGGCGCTGCCAGACCGGGCAAG GGATCTTTGCCTTCAAGTGCTCCCGTGCCGAGGAGATCTTCAATCTGCTGCAGGAGCTCATGCAGTGTAACAGCATCAATGTGGTGGAGGAGCCCGTCATCATCACTCACAACAGCCATGCCCCTGAGCTGGAGCTGCCGCGCACCCCTCAGACCCCCAGCAGTGAGTGGCCACTCCCACGCAGCATTCGTG CTCCAGCATACACAGTTCAGGGATTCCCCAACGGATACCCAGGGTACCCTGTCAGCGCAGATGGCTCGTCTCACCCGTCCACCCGGCACCCCTCGCTTGCTGAGGACCACGCCCACGGCTTCATGGGGCTGGAGGACCAG GCCCACACCTATGTGAACACTGCCAGCGTGGAAGGAGATGTCAGGGGCCGGCACTGTGTCCACTCTTTACCCGAGGTCCGGCCAAACCCCTaccccgagagcgctcgggggggaGGTGGGGGGCCAGGGGGTCACCCTGTGATCCACTGCTGCCCCCTGGAAGAGCGAAACCCCCAGGTGTTCCTGCAGCCACCTTCAGGGGAGGTGAAGtttgtgctgggacccacaCCGGCCCAGCGCAGGCTCATGGACATGGAGAGGGAGGCGCTGGGAAAGCAGGTCCACATGCGCCACCCGCACGGCCACCTGACGCTGGAGGGGGTAGGCGGGGGTGGCTCGGAGCATGAGGGAGGAGGGGGCCCCCCGCCCCTGCCTCCCCCACACTCCCACGCCGCCCACTCCTatcaccaccaccacctgcTGCATCGCCATGGTAGTGCTGCGGGCGAGCACGAGGAGGGCTGTCAGGCTGTGCGGCTGGCCTACGAGAACATCAACGGGCTGGGAGGCGGGCGCGGCGGTGAGCTGCGCAGGGGGGGCGGGAGCGGGCGGCTGAAGCTGTGCCCGGGCAGCGTCTCCCTCTCGGGAGGGTCGAGCAGTAGCAGCAGTGGGGGGGAGGGCCACTGTCACTCTCGCGCTCTGCCACACTCCCACTCCCTGCCTCATGCCCTCCCACACGCCCTGCCTGCCCAGGGCTATAGCTGCGAAAGAGCAGGAGGGGGAGTGGGCAGCGGGCACCGTAAGACGGCGCTGCTGAACTACGAGAACCTGCCCTCACTGCCGCCAGTGTGGGAGTACCGCGCCCTGCAgcgagaggaggagcaggatgaGGAGGACGACGAGCAGGATGAGGAGGACTATGAGGAGGAGGAGTATGACGAGTACTCGGAGGACCCCGGAACGCCCAACGGATACCACCAGGATGGAGGAGGGGATGGACGCGATGTCATGCGCAACTATGTTAACACCGAGCGTGTGCAGCCGGGCGTCCGCAGGCCGGCGTGCCCCCCAAGGGGGCAGCACAGAGCCGACTGCCATGTAGGGGGTGGCGGCGGAGTCTTCAGCTTTGACTTCCGCAGAGGAGGCGGGGTCGGGCGTGACCTCTCCCAGCAGCGGCAGCTCAACTACATCCAAGTGGATCTGGATGGGGATTCGGAGTGTGGGAACCCCCAGCAGCAGCATCAAAAGCCTGTGCCCATTGGCACTTCCCAGCCACCCCGGCACAGTGAGTTCTATGCCGTGATCGATCTGAAGAAGACGGCAGCTATGTCCAGCCTGCAGAGGGCACTGCCCCGCGATGACGGCACCTCCCGAAAGACCAGGCACAACAGCACCGATCTGCCgctgtga
- the frs3 gene encoding fibroblast growth factor receptor substrate 2 isoform X2: MGSCWSCLYRDTIPDTHPTKFKVTNVDDEGNELGSGIMELTQTELILHTRKRDAVRWPYLCLRRYGYDSNLFSFESGRRCQTGQGIFAFKCSRAEEIFNLLQELMQCNSINVVEEPVIITHNSHAPELELPRTPQTPSTPAYTVQGFPNGYPGYPVSADGSSHPSTRHPSLAEDHAHGFMGLEDQAHTYVNTASVEGDVRGRHCVHSLPEVRPNPYPESARGGGGGPGGHPVIHCCPLEERNPQVFLQPPSGEVKFVLGPTPAQRRLMDMEREALGKQVHMRHPHGHLTLEGVGGGGSEHEGGGGPPPLPPPHSHAAHSYHHHHLLHRHGSAAGEHEEGCQAVRLAYENINGLGGGRGGELRRGGGSGRLKLCPGSVSLSGGSSSSSSGGEGHCHSRALPHSHSLPHALPHALPAQGYSCERAGGGVGSGHRKTALLNYENLPSLPPVWEYRALQREEEQDEEDDEQDEEDYEEEEYDEYSEDPGTPNGYHQDGGGDGRDVMRNYVNTERVQPGVRRPACPPRGQHRADCHVGGGGGVFSFDFRRGGGVGRDLSQQRQLNYIQVDLDGDSECGNPQQQHQKPVPIGTSQPPRHSEFYAVIDLKKTAAMSSLQRALPRDDGTSRKTRHNSTDLPL, encoded by the exons ATGGGAAGCTGCTGGAGCTGTCTGTACAGAGACACAATCCCAGACACCCACCCAACCAAGTTCAAG GTGACAAATGTCGATGATGAAGGCAACGAGCTGGGCTCCGGCATCATGGAGCTCACACAGACCGAGCTCATCCTGCACACCCGCAAACGCGACGCCGTGCGGTGGCCCTACCTCTGCCTGCGCCGCTATGGCTACGATTCCAACCTCTTCTCTTTCGAGAGCGGGCGGCGCTGCCAGACCGGGCAAG GGATCTTTGCCTTCAAGTGCTCCCGTGCCGAGGAGATCTTCAATCTGCTGCAGGAGCTCATGCAGTGTAACAGCATCAATGTGGTGGAGGAGCCCGTCATCATCACTCACAACAGCCATGCCCCTGAGCTGGAGCTGCCGCGCACCCCTCAGACCCCCAGCA CTCCAGCATACACAGTTCAGGGATTCCCCAACGGATACCCAGGGTACCCTGTCAGCGCAGATGGCTCGTCTCACCCGTCCACCCGGCACCCCTCGCTTGCTGAGGACCACGCCCACGGCTTCATGGGGCTGGAGGACCAG GCCCACACCTATGTGAACACTGCCAGCGTGGAAGGAGATGTCAGGGGCCGGCACTGTGTCCACTCTTTACCCGAGGTCCGGCCAAACCCCTaccccgagagcgctcgggggggaGGTGGGGGGCCAGGGGGTCACCCTGTGATCCACTGCTGCCCCCTGGAAGAGCGAAACCCCCAGGTGTTCCTGCAGCCACCTTCAGGGGAGGTGAAGtttgtgctgggacccacaCCGGCCCAGCGCAGGCTCATGGACATGGAGAGGGAGGCGCTGGGAAAGCAGGTCCACATGCGCCACCCGCACGGCCACCTGACGCTGGAGGGGGTAGGCGGGGGTGGCTCGGAGCATGAGGGAGGAGGGGGCCCCCCGCCCCTGCCTCCCCCACACTCCCACGCCGCCCACTCCTatcaccaccaccacctgcTGCATCGCCATGGTAGTGCTGCGGGCGAGCACGAGGAGGGCTGTCAGGCTGTGCGGCTGGCCTACGAGAACATCAACGGGCTGGGAGGCGGGCGCGGCGGTGAGCTGCGCAGGGGGGGCGGGAGCGGGCGGCTGAAGCTGTGCCCGGGCAGCGTCTCCCTCTCGGGAGGGTCGAGCAGTAGCAGCAGTGGGGGGGAGGGCCACTGTCACTCTCGCGCTCTGCCACACTCCCACTCCCTGCCTCATGCCCTCCCACACGCCCTGCCTGCCCAGGGCTATAGCTGCGAAAGAGCAGGAGGGGGAGTGGGCAGCGGGCACCGTAAGACGGCGCTGCTGAACTACGAGAACCTGCCCTCACTGCCGCCAGTGTGGGAGTACCGCGCCCTGCAgcgagaggaggagcaggatgaGGAGGACGACGAGCAGGATGAGGAGGACTATGAGGAGGAGGAGTATGACGAGTACTCGGAGGACCCCGGAACGCCCAACGGATACCACCAGGATGGAGGAGGGGATGGACGCGATGTCATGCGCAACTATGTTAACACCGAGCGTGTGCAGCCGGGCGTCCGCAGGCCGGCGTGCCCCCCAAGGGGGCAGCACAGAGCCGACTGCCATGTAGGGGGTGGCGGCGGAGTCTTCAGCTTTGACTTCCGCAGAGGAGGCGGGGTCGGGCGTGACCTCTCCCAGCAGCGGCAGCTCAACTACATCCAAGTGGATCTGGATGGGGATTCGGAGTGTGGGAACCCCCAGCAGCAGCATCAAAAGCCTGTGCCCATTGGCACTTCCCAGCCACCCCGGCACAGTGAGTTCTATGCCGTGATCGATCTGAAGAAGACGGCAGCTATGTCCAGCCTGCAGAGGGCACTGCCCCGCGATGACGGCACCTCCCGAAAGACCAGGCACAACAGCACCGATCTGCCgctgtga